Proteins encoded together in one Microcebus murinus isolate Inina chromosome 16, M.murinus_Inina_mat1.0, whole genome shotgun sequence window:
- the LOC142876866 gene encoding uncharacterized protein LOC142876866, whose amino-acid sequence MKNTSWVRKNWLLVAGLSLIGVHLGTYFIQRAAKQSVKSQSGAKQKSIEE is encoded by the coding sequence atgaaaaacacCAGTTGGGTTAGAAAGAACTGGCTTCTCGTAGCTGGGTTATCTTTAATAGGTGTCCATCTTGGAACATACTTTATACAGAGGGCTGCAAAACAGTCTGTAAAATCTCAGTCTGGAGCCAAGCAAAAGAGTATTGaagaatga
- the MKKS gene encoding molecular chaperone MKKS: MSRLEAKKPSLCKSEPLTSEKVRATLSVWKGIVSSCYGPSGRLKQLHNGFGGYVCTTSQSSALLSNLSVTHPILKILTTSLQNHVSCFSDCGLFTAILCCNLIENVQRIGLTPTTVIKLNKHLLRLCTNYLKSEACGCRLPVDFSSTQILLCLVRSILTSKPASMLTRKEIDHVSALILKAFLLTIPENAEDHVILGKSIIVPLKGQRVIDSTVLPGILIEMSEVQLMKLLPIKKSGALKVALFCTSLSGDLSDTGEGTVVVSCGVSLENAVLDQLLNLGRQLISDHVDLVLCQKVIHPSLKQLLSMHRVIAVDRIGVALMEPLSKVTGTQPIGSLGSISPGSYGSVKDWCAAKFGSKHFFHLIPNEATICSLLLCNRNDTAWDELKLTCQTALHVLQLTIKEPWVLLGGGCTETHLAAYIRHKIHNEPESILKDDGCTQTELHLIAEAFCSALASLAASLEHDGGEILTDMKYGHFWSVQADSPSVNWPDLLSQCGCGLHNSQEELSWSFLRSTCQPFTPQACLLREAVGSGSNLTVDCFTAKLSGLEVAVETASLILDLSYVIEDKN; this comes from the exons ATGTCCCGTTTAGAAGCTAAGAAGCCATCGTTGTGTAAAAGTGAACCACTGACAAGTGAGAAAGTCAGGGCCACGCTTTCTGTCTGGAAAGGAATCGTGTCATCGTGCTATGGCCCTtcggggaggctgaagcagctgCACAATGGCTTTGGAGGTTACGTGTGCACAACTTCACAGTCCTCTGCCCTGCTCAGTAACCTCTCTGTCACCCATCCCATATTAAAGATCCTGACGACTTCCCTGCAGAATCATGTGTCCTGCTTCAGTGATTGTGGCTTATTCACAGCCATTCTTTGCTGCAACCTGATTGAAAATGTTCAGCGAATAGGCTTGACACCCACCACTgtcattaaattaaataaacatctTTTGCGTCTCTGCACCAATTATCTTAAGTCTGAGGCCTGTGGTTGTCGACTCCCAGTTGACTTTAGTAGTACTCAGATCCTCCTCTGTTTGGTGCGCAGCATATTAACAAGTAAACCTGCCAGTATGCTCACCAGAAAGGAAATAGATCATGTCAGTGCTTTGATTCTGAAAGCTTTTTTGCTTACAATTCCGGAAAATGCTGAAGACCACGTCATTTTAGGAAAGAGTATAATAGTACCTTTAAAAGGTCAGAGAGTTATAGATTCTACTGTATTACCTGGAATACTCATTGAAATGTCAGAAGTTCAATTAATGAAGCTATTACCTATCAAAAAGTCAGGTGCCCTCAAGGTGGCACTCTTTTGTACCTCTTTATCCGGAGACCTTTCTGATACTGGAGAAGGAACTGTAGTGGTCAGTTGCGGGGTTTCTCTTGAAAATGCAGTTCTGGACCAGCTGCTTAACCTAGGAAGGCAGCTGATCAGTGACCATGTAGATCTTGTCCTGTGCCAAAAAGTTATACACCCGTCTTTGAAACAGTTGCTCAGTATGCATCGTGTTATTGCTGTAGACAGAATTGGAGTGGCCCTGATGGAACCCTTGAGTAAAGTGACAG gaacGCAGCCTATTGGCTCCCTAGGTTCAATATCTCCTGGTAGTTATGGAAGTGTGAAAGACTGGTGCGCTGCAAAATTTGGCTCCaagcatttttttcatcttattcCTAATGAAGCAACAATCTGCAGTTTGCTTCTGTGCAACAGAAATGATACTGCCTGGGATGAGCTAAAG CTCACATGTCAAACAGCACTGCATGTCCTGCAGTTAACAATCAAGGAACCTTGGGTTTTATTGGGAGGTGGCTGTACTGAAACTCATTTGGCTGCGTATATTAGACACAAA ATTCACAATGAGCCAGAAAGCATTCTCAAAGATGATGGATGTACTCAAACAGAACTTCACCTAATTGCTGAAGCATTTTGCAGTGCTCTAGCATCTCTTGCTGCCTCTTTAGAACATGACGGAGGTGAAATTCTCACTGACATGAAGTATGGACACTTTTGGTCAGTTCAGGCAGATTCTCCCTCTGTTAACTGGCCAGATTTGCTTTCACAGTGTGGCTGTGGATTACACAACAGCCAGGAAGAACTCAGCTGGTCTTTCTTAAGAAGCACATGTCAGCCTTTCACGCCACAAGCCTGCCTTCTCCGTGAAGCTGTGGGCTCGGGCAGCAACCTGACCGTGGACTGTTTCACTGCTAAGCTTAGTGGCCTAGAGGTGGCTGTAGAGACAGCCAGTTTGATTTTGGATCTTTCATATGTCATTGAAGATAAAAACTAA
- the LOC142876865 gene encoding uncharacterized protein LOC142876865 yields MSIRNLWRKNKVLIVMIPSIGLIHLGWHRIKSNPVFQIPNKEDIPEQDSLGLSSLPTNQIQGK; encoded by the coding sequence ATGAGCATTCGGAACTTgtggagaaagaacaaagtttTGATTGTTATGATACCTTCAATTGGGCTCATACATTTGGGGTGGCACAGAATCAAAAGTAACCCTGTTTTCCAAATACCTAATAAGGAGGATATTCCTGAGCAAGATAGTCTGGGACTTTCAAGTCTGCCGACGAACCAAATCCAAGGGAAATAG